In the genome of Persephonella sp. KM09-Lau-8, one region contains:
- a CDS encoding efflux RND transporter permease subunit, with protein MNKNIVEFILKKPHFILSLIFSLSILGVIGFFEIKQKLFPDVNRPVIAVVVFQPGASATDMAENVAIPIEKRLFTIDKIRTVSSTINDEIAVISAEFEYEKDIEQAATDVQNEINKVKPLLPKGIREPQIYKITDATPPVLVLSVSPKSPDISLSDIRQLAENQIKNRLLRLKEVANVDVFGGYKKEVLIQIDKNKLNKYGLSYTDIIRKIQQTNTDIPIGIVLNKNNEFLIKSLNKKNDLDRLKNLQITPSLKLSDITTINYGTFQNRVLYYGNGKPAIALAIQRQPTGDALKAIDAVKALIPQLKKEFPQLDFQISDTQEKIIRLSNINMFEALRDAIIITAIVIFFFLANIRQMIIAGISIPFVYAITIGIMWLLGMEFNIVTLTAIILALGMLVDDAIVILENIERHLYELKEPTRQAVINGTKEVVFAVLAGTIATSVVLLPLLFVGDYPQRIFRPLAGTLLIAVIVSYFVSITLIPLLAPFLLKKTNEKNRFEAIVYKVSEFILNPLRNFYTGAVKNVFRKKFLAIPYFVFIIMMFVVSMRVIIPIVGREIMPPMDTGIIKATIIADSNLSTKQVEEIIKQINQIFKNDKKVEMYSIAAGSEPGVLTIGKGNTPQTISITAHYIDRFHRKETIWDIEKQLREKIWQIPNIKYVAVYDYGATPLSTIKGNLDARLSGDDFKELDILGNKILQAAYNTGGLTSVFRKWDYDKIVYNLKIDYKKALAYHLTPFTIASQLGIKIKGGVVSLYSIPNEKSLLVRVSYNQSQINSVKDLNNHYIDTPVGKIPLKAVAHIEKRIEPTLITRQDLMYTLDILGYREKAAITHIVQNFHKALKQEDFHLPPGYYLSNEGDIKQLKDAMFRMIKAIGLGIVFLFFALTPAFRSFLSPIAVIFAIPLSVIGAAWAILAMGYHQSMPGLMGIVLLAGIITKNSILLIDFIQMALEKGKSIEEAIIGSIKVRTRPVLMTAFGTSAGMIPIALGWALGLERLAPLGTVAIGGLIVGTFLTLIYVPLLYYFMYLLREKLFGKK; from the coding sequence ATGAATAAAAATATAGTTGAGTTCATCCTGAAAAAACCACATTTTATTCTCTCCCTGATATTTTCCCTATCTATTCTTGGAGTAATTGGATTCTTTGAAATAAAACAGAAACTCTTCCCAGATGTTAACAGACCTGTTATAGCAGTTGTTGTTTTCCAGCCGGGGGCATCTGCAACAGATATGGCAGAAAACGTAGCCATCCCAATAGAAAAAAGGTTATTCACAATAGACAAAATCAGAACGGTATCATCCACAATAAATGACGAGATAGCCGTTATATCAGCCGAATTTGAGTATGAAAAGGATATAGAACAGGCAGCAACAGATGTCCAGAATGAGATAAACAAAGTAAAACCTTTATTACCAAAAGGCATAAGAGAACCTCAGATTTATAAAATCACAGACGCAACCCCACCTGTTTTGGTTTTATCTGTTTCACCGAAAAGTCCAGATATCTCCCTGTCAGATATTAGACAGCTTGCAGAAAACCAGATTAAAAACAGACTTCTGAGATTAAAAGAAGTTGCCAATGTAGATGTGTTTGGTGGTTATAAAAAAGAGGTTTTAATCCAGATAGACAAAAACAAACTCAATAAATACGGACTTTCTTACACAGATATAATCAGAAAAATCCAGCAAACAAATACAGATATACCGATAGGTATTGTTTTAAACAAAAATAATGAATTCCTCATAAAATCATTAAATAAGAAAAATGATTTAGATAGACTGAAAAATTTACAGATTACCCCATCCTTAAAACTTTCAGATATAACAACCATCAACTATGGCACATTCCAGAATCGTGTCCTTTATTATGGAAACGGCAAACCTGCGATAGCACTGGCTATCCAGAGACAACCAACTGGAGACGCATTAAAGGCAATAGATGCAGTAAAAGCCCTTATCCCGCAGCTAAAAAAAGAATTTCCACAGCTTGACTTCCAGATATCAGATACACAGGAAAAAATTATAAGACTTAGTAATATCAATATGTTCGAAGCCTTAAGGGATGCTATTATTATCACTGCTATCGTAATTTTCTTCTTCCTTGCAAATATCAGACAGATGATAATAGCAGGTATCTCCATTCCATTTGTTTATGCTATCACTATTGGAATTATGTGGCTTCTTGGAATGGAGTTTAATATTGTCACTCTTACAGCTATTATTCTTGCCCTTGGTATGCTTGTTGATGACGCAATTGTTATTCTTGAAAACATAGAAAGACACCTATATGAATTAAAAGAGCCAACCAGACAGGCAGTTATAAATGGAACTAAAGAAGTTGTTTTTGCAGTTCTGGCAGGAACAATAGCTACATCTGTTGTTTTACTACCTCTTTTATTTGTTGGTGATTATCCACAAAGGATATTCCGTCCCCTTGCTGGAACACTTTTGATAGCAGTAATTGTTTCTTATTTTGTTTCTATCACTCTTATACCATTGCTTGCCCCATTTTTACTGAAAAAAACAAATGAGAAAAATAGGTTTGAAGCCATTGTTTACAAAGTATCAGAGTTTATACTAAATCCCCTTAGGAATTTTTACACAGGCGCTGTCAAAAATGTATTCAGGAAAAAATTCCTTGCTATTCCTTATTTTGTTTTCATAATAATGATGTTTGTTGTTAGTATGAGGGTCATTATTCCGATAGTCGGTAGAGAAATTATGCCTCCTATGGATACAGGGATTATAAAAGCAACCATCATAGCTGATAGTAATCTTTCAACAAAACAGGTGGAAGAAATTATAAAACAGATTAATCAAATCTTTAAAAATGATAAAAAGGTAGAAATGTATTCAATAGCAGCAGGTTCAGAACCTGGAGTTCTTACCATAGGTAAAGGAAACACACCACAAACAATATCAATCACTGCCCATTATATAGACAGATTTCACAGAAAAGAAACAATATGGGATATAGAAAAACAGTTAAGGGAAAAAATCTGGCAAATACCAAATATCAAATATGTTGCCGTTTATGATTACGGAGCAACACCATTATCAACAATCAAAGGTAATCTTGATGCAAGGCTAAGTGGAGATGATTTCAAAGAATTGGATATTTTAGGAAATAAAATTCTACAGGCTGCATATAATACAGGAGGATTAACATCTGTATTTAGGAAATGGGATTATGACAAAATCGTTTACAACCTGAAAATAGATTATAAAAAAGCCTTGGCTTACCATTTAACACCATTTACGATAGCATCCCAGCTTGGAATAAAAATAAAAGGAGGAGTTGTTTCCCTATACAGCATTCCAAATGAAAAAAGCCTTCTTGTAAGGGTTAGTTATAATCAGTCTCAAATAAATTCTGTAAAGGATTTAAACAATCACTACATAGACACACCTGTAGGAAAAATTCCTTTAAAAGCAGTTGCACATATAGAAAAAAGAATAGAACCCACCCTCATTACAAGACAGGATTTAATGTATACACTTGATATTCTTGGATACAGAGAAAAAGCAGCAATTACACATATAGTCCAGAATTTCCACAAAGCACTTAAACAGGAAGATTTCCATTTACCACCTGGATATTATCTGTCAAATGAAGGGGATATAAAACAGCTTAAAGATGCGATGTTTAGAATGATAAAAGCTATTGGACTTGGAATTGTATTTTTATTCTTTGCACTTACACCTGCATTCAGATCTTTCTTATCTCCAATAGCCGTTATATTTGCAATTCCACTTTCCGTTATTGGAGCAGCATGGGCTATACTGGCAATGGGTTACCACCAATCAATGCCAGGACTTATGGGTATTGTTTTACTTGCAGGAATAATAACCAAAAACTCCATTCTGCTTATAGACTTTATCCAGATGGCACTCGAAAAAGGGAAAAGTATAGAAGAAGCAATTATCGGAAGTATAAAAGTAAGAACAAGACCTGTTTTAATGACAGCTTTTGGAACATCAGCAGGTATGATACCCATTGCTTTAGGATGGGCACTGGGGCTTGAAAGACTGGCACCGCTTGGAACAGTAGCCATAGGTGGTCTGATAGTTGGAACATTCCTGACACTAATATATGTACCACTCCTTTATTATTTCATGTACCTACTTAGAGAAAAGCTTTTTGGAAAAAAATAA
- a CDS encoding efflux RND transporter periplasmic adaptor subunit, producing the protein MKNKLKFIIIILIIIVLVISGVRLIKKRKEEIAHLPKPEIPVYVVKGATVKQGSILVSNDILGIVRPVNTVKISSKIPGYIKKIHVKIGDKVKKGQLLVTIDPTQINNQIENTKISISNLQIQLQALKIKQQAAQTNLTTRKNIYERDKKLYEKKAISKEKLEKSLTAYKLAQAQYKEIQSAIEQINNKIKELKNNLSSLYNQLAYLKITSPVNGIVQDIILREGNLALQGKPVLSIENTDGYEIVAEIPQDYKITADTFAIVNINGKPQQFKITNVYPVAGKHHLKMIRIVLPQKPENLVSNSYINVSLAKKISGLIVPENAILHLSNGTFVLTNQEGIFKKIPIKVLGENEKFAVITGNIPQGTIVAVAEENKLRLLSLGKKGKILTAEAQNE; encoded by the coding sequence ATGAAAAATAAGCTTAAATTCATAATTATAATTCTAATAATTATTGTTCTTGTAATATCAGGAGTCAGATTAATAAAGAAAAGAAAAGAGGAAATTGCACACTTACCAAAACCTGAGATTCCTGTATATGTAGTAAAAGGTGCCACTGTAAAGCAAGGTAGTATCTTAGTGTCTAACGATATCTTAGGCATAGTAAGACCTGTAAATACTGTAAAGATCTCATCAAAAATCCCCGGATACATAAAGAAAATCCATGTAAAAATCGGAGATAAAGTTAAAAAAGGACAGCTTCTTGTAACCATAGACCCAACCCAGATAAACAACCAGATAGAGAACACAAAAATTAGTATCTCTAATCTTCAGATTCAACTACAGGCATTAAAGATTAAACAACAGGCTGCACAAACAAATCTTACAACCAGAAAAAATATCTATGAAAGGGACAAAAAACTTTATGAAAAAAAGGCGATATCAAAAGAAAAATTAGAAAAAAGCCTGACAGCCTATAAACTTGCACAGGCTCAATATAAAGAAATCCAATCAGCTATAGAGCAGATTAACAACAAAATAAAAGAATTAAAAAATAATCTATCATCTTTGTATAATCAGCTTGCATACCTAAAAATAACATCTCCAGTTAATGGAATTGTTCAAGACATAATCCTCAGAGAAGGAAATCTTGCACTTCAAGGGAAACCAGTTTTATCAATAGAAAACACAGACGGATATGAAATAGTTGCAGAAATTCCACAAGATTACAAAATAACAGCTGATACATTTGCCATTGTTAATATTAACGGCAAACCACAGCAATTTAAAATAACAAACGTTTATCCTGTGGCAGGTAAACATCACTTAAAGATGATAAGAATAGTTTTGCCTCAAAAACCTGAAAATCTTGTGTCAAATAGCTATATAAACGTATCCCTTGCAAAAAAAATATCAGGACTAATAGTTCCCGAAAATGCAATTTTACATTTGTCAAATGGAACATTTGTTTTAACAAATCAGGAAGGCATTTTCAAAAAAATTCCAATTAAAGTTTTAGGAGAAAATGAAAAATTTGCAGTTATCACAGGAAATATACCACAAGGCACTATAGTTGCCGTTGCTGAAGAAAACAAGCTCAGACTGTTATCCCTCGGAAAAAAAGGTAAAATTCTGACAGCAGAGGCCCAAAATGAATAA
- a CDS encoding TolC family protein, giving the protein MKYKALLLILIINYFSYGTTLTEIIQTAKENSPILKQKKIEIKIKRFEKNMVNSKRFGEINLFGTFHRYEDKRILYPISPPINSRTIVGARNQFVAGISYNIPLFTGFELERKIDILDLSEKIKKIDYKLTEQQLIFNIKSIYYKILSLQKQKKALEAYKKSMEKLYENINEAYKVGRKPETDLLKVQYGLEEIKANLEKVENSINSLKSALIALVGKDIDLSNFEDIQSPSQIPQLKEVEQLKKIQKINLAYDISDKKLDVAKSLYLPKVYLNAQLQRNMGNDEYKDLWFLGLTIKYDLFDFGYRKNQYIKAKLEKEKVLYQKKAVILKLKSEIQKALDDIKSATAKLNASKKQLEYAKQVEESEKAKYEEGVSDLYDYLYAKAQKFMAESQYYQAFYNRETAIAYLKYLLEEIEDEK; this is encoded by the coding sequence ATGAAATATAAGGCTTTGCTGTTAATATTAATAATCAATTATTTTTCCTACGGCACTACACTCACTGAAATAATCCAGACTGCCAAAGAAAACAGCCCTATCCTAAAACAGAAAAAAATAGAAATTAAAATTAAGCGTTTTGAAAAAAACATGGTTAACTCAAAAAGATTCGGAGAAATCAACCTGTTTGGAACTTTTCATAGATATGAAGATAAAAGAATTCTCTATCCTATTTCACCTCCCATTAATTCACGAACCATTGTGGGAGCAAGAAATCAATTTGTAGCCGGCATATCTTATAACATTCCATTATTTACAGGTTTTGAGCTTGAAAGAAAAATAGATATTTTAGATTTATCAGAAAAAATCAAAAAAATAGACTATAAACTTACAGAGCAACAACTAATTTTTAATATTAAATCAATATATTACAAGATACTTTCCCTTCAAAAACAAAAAAAAGCCCTTGAAGCATACAAAAAATCAATGGAAAAGCTTTATGAAAATATAAATGAAGCATACAAAGTCGGAAGAAAACCTGAAACAGACCTTCTAAAAGTCCAGTACGGCCTTGAAGAGATAAAGGCAAATCTGGAAAAAGTAGAAAACAGCATAAACTCTTTAAAATCTGCATTAATAGCCTTAGTTGGAAAAGATATTGATTTGTCCAATTTTGAGGATATTCAATCCCCATCACAAATTCCACAGCTTAAAGAGGTGGAACAGTTAAAAAAAATTCAAAAAATAAACCTTGCCTATGATATATCTGATAAAAAATTGGATGTTGCAAAAAGCCTCTATCTACCAAAGGTTTATTTAAACGCACAACTCCAGAGAAATATGGGAAACGATGAATACAAAGACCTGTGGTTTTTAGGCCTTACCATAAAATACGACCTTTTTGATTTTGGATACAGAAAAAACCAGTATATAAAAGCAAAATTAGAAAAGGAAAAAGTCCTTTACCAGAAAAAAGCCGTAATTTTAAAACTCAAATCTGAAATCCAGAAAGCCCTTGACGATATAAAATCTGCCACAGCAAAACTGAATGCCTCTAAAAAACAACTTGAGTATGCCAAGCAAGTAGAAGAATCAGAAAAGGCAAAATATGAAGAAGGGGTATCAGACCTTTATGATTACCTCTATGCTAAAGCACAAAAATTTATGGCTGAAAGCCAGTATTATCAGGCGTTTTACAATAGAGAAACAGCAATTGCCTACCTGAAATATTTGTTAGAGGAGATAGAAGATGAAAAATAA
- a CDS encoding TetR/AcrR family transcriptional regulator, with the protein MGRKRKSVEERKREVFYTISQIIAEKGLSEVSTIEVAKRLGVSQPAIYKYFKNKDEMIIYFLENLRQELEKITEKAEYGESARQKLKIIITEHLKLIDETKSLPKIVFSDVLYVDEEKRDKLKEIVTSYWNKVKEIIEFGIENGEIKDIDPEFAVRLIMGVILSSSLKWFVNGMKTSILDETDFILDNIFKILLKEKK; encoded by the coding sequence GTGGGAAGAAAAAGAAAAAGTGTTGAAGAAAGAAAAAGAGAAGTTTTTTATACTATCAGCCAGATTATAGCAGAAAAAGGCTTATCTGAAGTATCTACTATCGAGGTAGCAAAACGATTAGGAGTTTCCCAGCCTGCCATTTATAAGTATTTCAAAAACAAAGATGAGATGATTATCTACTTTCTGGAAAATTTAAGACAAGAGCTGGAAAAGATTACAGAAAAAGCTGAGTATGGTGAGTCTGCACGACAAAAGCTAAAAATAATAATAACGGAACATCTTAAGCTTATAGATGAAACTAAATCTTTACCTAAAATTGTTTTTTCAGATGTCTTATATGTGGATGAAGAGAAAAGAGATAAACTTAAAGAAATTGTTACATCTTACTGGAACAAGGTAAAGGAGATTATTGAGTTTGGAATAGAAAATGGAGAAATAAAGGATATAGACCCTGAATTTGCTGTTAGATTAATTATGGGTGTAATTCTTTCAAGTTCTTTAAAATGGTTTGTTAACGGAATGAAAACTTCTATTTTAGATGAGACTGATTTTATTTTAGATAATATTTTTAAGATTTTATTGAAGGAAAAGAAATAA
- the sucD gene encoding succinate--CoA ligase subunit alpha: MAVLVNKDTKVIVQGITGREGSFHATQCKAYGTQVVGGVTPGKGGQEVEGIPVFDSVREAVDNTGADCSLIFVPPPFAADAILEAVDAGIKTVICITEGIPVNDMIPVKNYIKTYYPDTVLIGPNCPGVITPEEAKIGIMPGHIFKRGNVGIVSRSGTLTYEAAFQLSNRGIGQSTVIGIGGDPVPGTVFADVLKWFQDDPETEAIVMIGEIGGTAEEEAAEFIKEYVTKPVVAYIAGVTAPPGKRMGHAGAIIAGGKGTAEEKYKALEAAGAKTVKNISFIGDAVAEVLNK; this comes from the coding sequence ATGGCAGTATTAGTAAATAAAGATACAAAAGTTATTGTTCAGGGAATAACAGGAAGAGAAGGTTCTTTCCATGCAACACAATGTAAAGCTTATGGAACACAGGTTGTAGGTGGTGTTACTCCAGGAAAAGGAGGACAGGAAGTAGAAGGAATTCCTGTTTTTGATAGTGTAAGAGAAGCAGTTGATAACACAGGAGCGGATTGTTCTCTTATTTTTGTTCCACCTCCATTTGCGGCTGATGCTATTTTAGAAGCTGTAGATGCAGGAATAAAAACAGTTATATGTATTACAGAAGGAATTCCTGTAAATGATATGATACCTGTTAAAAACTATATAAAAACCTACTATCCTGACACTGTTTTAATCGGACCAAACTGTCCGGGTGTTATTACACCAGAAGAAGCAAAAATCGGTATTATGCCTGGACATATCTTCAAAAGAGGAAATGTTGGTATAGTTTCAAGGTCAGGAACCCTTACCTATGAAGCTGCATTCCAGCTTTCAAACAGAGGAATTGGACAATCAACGGTTATCGGAATAGGTGGAGACCCAGTTCCCGGAACTGTTTTTGCTGATGTTTTAAAATGGTTCCAGGATGACCCTGAAACAGAGGCTATTGTTATGATTGGAGAAATCGGTGGAACAGCAGAGGAAGAAGCTGCTGAATTTATTAAAGAATATGTTACTAAACCTGTTGTTGCCTATATCGCAGGTGTAACAGCACCTCCAGGAAAAAGAATGGGACACGCAGGTGCTATCATTGCTGGTGGTAAAGGAACTGCTGAAGAAAAATACAAAGCACTGGAAGCTGCAGGAGCAAAAACGGTTAAGAATATTTCATTCATTGGAGATGCTGTAGCCGAGGTTCTGAATAAATAA
- a CDS encoding Uma2 family endonuclease: MQNKQGKQESYMGLADKYLPYYTVEERNKWQGDWELIEGVPYALASPSVEHQRIVRNLIVELDKEIKKCGIKCEVIPDIDYYISEDTVVRTDVIVICGNIREKVATTPQIIFEVVSPSSVKMDEHIKYKLYEREGVEYYCLIYPFEDRKHVKIYHLENNRYNKVFETIEESFEFNLNGCKLRVEFSKIL; encoded by the coding sequence TTGCAAAACAAGCAGGGTAAACAGGAAAGTTATATGGGCTTAGCCGATAAATATTTACCTTACTATACGGTAGAAGAAAGAAATAAATGGCAAGGAGATTGGGAACTCATTGAGGGAGTTCCCTATGCCTTAGCATCTCCTTCTGTTGAACACCAAAGGATAGTAAGAAATCTAATAGTTGAGCTGGATAAAGAAATAAAAAAGTGTGGGATAAAATGCGAGGTTATTCCAGATATTGATTATTACATATCTGAGGATACTGTAGTCAGAACAGATGTGATAGTAATCTGTGGAAATATACGGGAAAAAGTTGCTACAACTCCTCAAATTATATTTGAAGTGGTATCTCCATCCTCTGTAAAAATGGATGAGCATATAAAATACAAACTCTATGAAAGGGAAGGAGTGGAATACTACTGCTTAATTTATCCTTTTGAAGACAGAAAACATGTGAAGATTTATCATCTGGAAAACAATAGATACAACAAAGTTTTTGAAACAATTGAAGAAAGTTTTGAATTTAATCTAAATGGCTGCAAACTTAGGGTAGAGTTTTCAAAAATACTGTAA
- the sucC gene encoding ADP-forming succinate--CoA ligase subunit beta, giving the protein MKVHEHQAKEVFRKYGLPVPEGYPAFTVEEAVEAAQQIGKFPVVVKAQIHAGGRGKAGGVKLAHNLDEVQKYAAELLGKTLVTFQTGPEGLPVSRVYIEEGTNIDKEYYVAITLDRSKSKLIIMASAEGGMEIEEVAAKNPEAIITEVIDPFLGLRPYQAREIALKLGFPKNLINKVASVFVKLYEVYMNEDASMVEINPLVLTKEGNIVVLDAKVDFDDNALFRHPDIMEMEDPTQESELEVKAKQYNLNYIKLDGNIACMVNGAGLAMATMDTIKLAGGEPANFLDVGGSANAEQIANAFKIILSDPNVKAIFINIFGGILRCDRLAEGIIEASKEVKPHVPIVVRMEGTNVELGKKMLAESGLDLIPADTMWEGAQKAVELAKQAG; this is encoded by the coding sequence ATGAAGGTACATGAACATCAGGCCAAAGAAGTATTTAGAAAATATGGATTACCTGTTCCTGAAGGATATCCTGCTTTTACTGTTGAAGAGGCTGTAGAAGCTGCTCAGCAAATTGGAAAGTTTCCAGTAGTCGTAAAAGCACAGATACACGCAGGAGGTAGAGGAAAAGCCGGTGGTGTTAAACTGGCTCACAACTTAGACGAAGTTCAGAAGTATGCAGCCGAGCTTTTAGGAAAAACTCTTGTTACATTTCAAACCGGACCAGAAGGACTTCCGGTAAGCAGAGTTTATATAGAAGAAGGAACAAATATAGACAAAGAATACTATGTGGCAATCACACTGGACAGAAGTAAATCAAAACTAATCATAATGGCTTCTGCTGAAGGTGGAATGGAGATTGAAGAAGTTGCTGCCAAAAACCCAGAAGCTATTATTACGGAAGTAATTGACCCATTCTTAGGTCTTAGACCTTATCAGGCAAGGGAAATTGCCCTTAAACTTGGATTTCCAAAAAATTTAATAAATAAAGTGGCATCTGTATTTGTAAAACTTTATGAAGTTTACATGAATGAAGACGCCTCAATGGTTGAGATTAACCCTCTGGTTTTAACAAAAGAAGGAAACATCGTTGTTCTGGATGCAAAGGTTGATTTTGATGATAATGCATTATTCAGACACCCAGATATTATGGAAATGGAAGACCCAACTCAGGAATCTGAGCTTGAAGTAAAAGCAAAACAATATAACCTGAACTATATCAAGCTTGATGGAAATATTGCATGTATGGTTAACGGTGCAGGTCTTGCAATGGCAACAATGGACACAATCAAACTTGCCGGTGGCGAGCCTGCAAACTTCCTTGATGTTGGTGGTTCTGCAAATGCTGAGCAGATAGCAAATGCATTCAAAATTATCCTCTCTGACCCTAACGTAAAAGCTATATTCATCAACATCTTTGGTGGAATTTTAAGATGTGATAGACTTGCAGAAGGTATTATTGAGGCTTCTAAGGAAGTCAAACCACACGTTCCAATCGTAGTTAGAATGGAAGGAACAAACGTTGAGCTTGGAAAGAAAATGCTTGCTGAATCAGGACTTGACCTGATACCTGCTGACACAATGTGGGAAGGAGCACAAAAAGCAGTAGAACTTGCAAAACAAGCAGGGTAA
- a CDS encoding Fe-S-containing hydro-lyase: MSEVKRITTPLTDEIIENLRAGDRVLLSGYVYTARDAAHKRMLEEYEKTGKLPFDVKGQVIYYVGPTPPKPGQVIGSAGPTTAYRMDKYTPKLHELGLKGTIGKGWRGPEVKEALKEYKAVYFAAYGGTAALLSKHIKSVEIIAYEDLGPEAIRKLYFEDFPVIVANDIYGGDVFEEGQKKFRKLEIDP; this comes from the coding sequence ATGTCTGAAGTTAAAAGAATAACAACCCCTCTAACAGATGAAATTATTGAAAATCTAAGGGCAGGGGATAGAGTTTTACTCTCTGGATATGTTTACACAGCAAGAGATGCTGCCCATAAAAGAATGTTAGAAGAATATGAAAAAACAGGAAAACTCCCATTTGATGTAAAAGGTCAGGTTATATATTATGTTGGTCCTACCCCTCCAAAACCTGGACAGGTTATAGGCTCAGCAGGACCAACCACAGCTTACAGAATGGATAAATACACTCCAAAACTCCACGAATTAGGGCTTAAAGGAACAATAGGGAAAGGATGGAGAGGGCCAGAGGTTAAGGAAGCACTAAAAGAATACAAAGCTGTGTATTTTGCCGCCTACGGAGGGACGGCGGCACTTTTATCAAAACATATCAAAAGTGTTGAAATCATAGCCTACGAAGATTTAGGACCTGAAGCAATAAGAAAACTTTACTTTGAGGATTTTCCGGTAATTGTTGCAAATGATATCTATGGTGGTGATGTTTTTGAAGAAGGTCAGAAAAAATTTAGAAAATTAGAAATAGACCCATAA
- a CDS encoding fumarate hydratase, whose protein sequence is MREIDVSVIKNKVKQMILDAEYKLPDDFVKALETAKAFEESETGKEILDTILENAKVAATEQVAYCQDTGYPVFFIEIGQDVHITGGNIRDAINEAVREATKEGYLRASLAYDPIFDRKNTGDNTPALIYFDIVPGDRIKIKFAAKGGGSENQSKQAMLKPADGIEGVKKFVLKSIANAGPNACPPFTVGVGIGGTFDYSAVLAKKALFRPIGHRHPDPRIAMLEEELLQLANQLGVGPLGFGGTTTAIDVKIEIAPVHIASLPVAVNIQCHAARHTELEI, encoded by the coding sequence ATGAGAGAGATTGACGTTTCTGTCATAAAAAATAAAGTAAAGCAGATGATATTAGATGCAGAATATAAGCTTCCTGATGACTTTGTCAAAGCCCTTGAAACAGCAAAAGCATTTGAAGAGTCAGAAACAGGAAAGGAAATACTGGATACTATACTGGAAAACGCCAAAGTAGCAGCAACTGAACAGGTGGCATACTGTCAGGACACAGGATATCCTGTTTTCTTTATAGAAATTGGGCAGGATGTTCATATTACCGGCGGAAACATAAGAGATGCCATAAATGAGGCTGTTAGAGAGGCTACTAAAGAAGGATATTTAAGAGCCTCCCTTGCCTATGACCCGATTTTTGACAGGAAAAATACCGGAGATAATACTCCAGCTTTAATATACTTTGATATCGTTCCTGGAGATAGGATAAAGATTAAATTTGCTGCAAAAGGCGGTGGTTCTGAAAATCAGAGTAAACAGGCCATGCTAAAACCTGCAGATGGCATTGAAGGAGTTAAAAAATTCGTCCTTAAATCTATAGCAAATGCCGGTCCCAATGCATGTCCACCATTTACAGTTGGGGTTGGCATAGGTGGCACATTTGATTATTCTGCTGTTTTAGCCAAAAAAGCACTTTTCAGGCCTATAGGACACAGACATCCAGACCCAAGAATAGCAATGCTTGAAGAAGAGCTATTACAACTGGCAAACCAGCTTGGGGTTGGGCCCCTCGGTTTCGGAGGAACTACAACAGCAATTGATGTAAAAATAGAAATTGCCCCTGTTCATATCGCATCTTTACCTGTGGCAGTTAATATCCAGTGTCATGCCGCAAGACATACAGAATTAGAGATATAA